AGAAATACCTTCTGAGGATTGCAAATGCCGCCCTCAACGACGAGCTCTTTTTTGCAATTGCAGGCCATAACATGACGGTGGTTGAGATAGACGCCGTCTACACAAAGCCCTTTACCACCTCCGCTATACTAATCGCTCCTGGCCAAACAACAAATGTTTTGGTTTACGCCAACAGTGCTCCAGGCCGCTACTTTATGGCGGTCCGCCCCTTCCAGGACGTTCCCATTCCTGTGGACAATAAAACCGCCACCGCAATCCTCCAGTACAAAGGCATTCCCAACACCGTTCTCCCATCACTTCCTCAGCTACCATCACCAAACGACACCGCTTTTGCGTTAAGTTATAACAAAATGCTTCGAAGCCTCAACACTCCTAACTTTCCAGCTAACGTGcccttaaaagttgaccgtaatcTTTTCTTCACTGTCGGATTAGGGAAGAGCGTGTGTCCTACTTGTATCAATGGAACCCGGCTTTCGGCTTCACTGAACAACATTACCTTTGTGATGCCGCAAACCGCTCTTCTTCAAGCTCACTACTCGAACATGAAGGGGGTGTTTACAGCTGATTTCCCCGATAAGCCACCAAAAGCTTTTAACTACACGGGTGCACCCTTGACCGCGAACCTTTTCACTACTCATGGAACGAGACTGAGCCAAATCCCCTTCAATTCAACGGTGGAACTTGTGATCCAGGACACCAATTTACTAAGCGTCGAGTCCCACCCGTTTCACCTTCACGGCTACAACTTCTTTGTGGTTGGAACAGGTGTTGGGAATTTCGATCCGGCTAAGGATCCAGCCAAGTACAACTTGGTAGATCCACCAGAAAGAAACACGGTTGGTGTTCCCACAGGTGGTTGGTCAGCGATCCGTTTCAGAGCCGACAACCCTGGTGTTTGGTTTTTTCACTGTCATTTGGAGTTGCATACTGGGTGGGGACTAAAGACCGCGTTTGTGGTGGAAGATGGACCGGGAAAAGATCAGGCAGTCCGTCCTCCGCCTAAAGATCTTCCACCATGCTAACTATGCATACGAGGCACATTATTTCTCTCGGAAATAAGTGTAAATCGGGTTCAACAATTGTTAACCTATCCATTTTTTTTATTGATTAATAGTGTTTGATTTTTATAATTATGTTTATACAACTGTTTCTTTTTTAAAAGAAAGTTTAAGAGTTAACCGCCTT
Above is a window of Helianthus annuus cultivar XRQ/B chromosome 14, HanXRQr2.0-SUNRISE, whole genome shotgun sequence DNA encoding:
- the LOC110908972 gene encoding laccase-11, encoding MVSSGGSSFLLGMLFLVSLVSLQAEAATKKYQFNVQVSNVSRLCHAKPIVTVNGMFPGPTIYAREGDRVVINVTNHAQYNMSIHWHGLKQYANGWADGPAYITQCPIKTGNSYVYDFNVTGQRGTLWWHAHILWLRATVYGAIVILPQQGTPYPFPKPDNEHVLVFGEWWHGDVEEIVKQGNSMGLPPNMSDAHTINGKPGPLFPCSEKHTFAMEVEQGKKYLLRIANAALNDELFFAIAGHNMTVVEIDAVYTKPFTTSAILIAPGQTTNVLVYANSAPGRYFMAVRPFQDVPIPVDNKTATAILQYKGIPNTVLPSLPQLPSPNDTAFALSYNKMLRSLNTPNFPANVPLKVDRNLFFTVGLGKSVCPTCINGTRLSASLNNITFVMPQTALLQAHYSNMKGVFTADFPDKPPKAFNYTGAPLTANLFTTHGTRLSQIPFNSTVELVIQDTNLLSVESHPFHLHGYNFFVVGTGVGNFDPAKDPAKYNLVDPPERNTVGVPTGGWSAIRFRADNPGVWFFHCHLELHTGWGLKTAFVVEDGPGKDQAVRPPPKDLPPC